One window of the Lysobacter sp. S4-A87 genome contains the following:
- a CDS encoding arylesterase, producing the protein MAEAVAGGVARSSRESAMIVSMLEGEITFSAGARVTMFTKTFAAMKQGYAASYRRVQCAIGWGAALALALALATPALAQSTARATPAEPSRTVLVMGDSLSAGYGLAASQGWVALTADRIAKDRPRWRVVNASISGETTAGGAARIAGEIKRTKPAVVVIELGANDGLRGLPLAQSRANLERMVRASKDAGAKVLLIGMRMPPNLGREYTQGFADNYSALARQYSVALLPFLLEPIALDRNAFQADNLHPVASAQPKLRDHVWTQLGPLLK; encoded by the coding sequence GTGGCCGAAGCCGTGGCCGGTGGAGTGGCGCGCAGTTCACGTGAATCGGCCATGATCGTCTCTATGCTTGAAGGGGAAATCACTTTTTCAGCCGGAGCCCGGGTCACGATGTTCACCAAGACATTCGCTGCGATGAAACAAGGATATGCGGCATCGTATCGGCGCGTTCAATGTGCCATCGGATGGGGTGCCGCCCTGGCGCTGGCGCTGGCCCTTGCGACGCCAGCATTGGCACAGTCCACGGCGCGCGCGACGCCGGCGGAGCCGTCGCGCACGGTGCTGGTAATGGGCGATTCACTCTCGGCCGGCTATGGCCTGGCCGCATCGCAGGGCTGGGTGGCGCTGACGGCCGACCGGATCGCAAAGGACCGGCCGCGCTGGCGCGTCGTCAATGCCAGCATCAGCGGCGAGACCACGGCCGGCGGGGCGGCGCGCATTGCCGGCGAGATCAAGCGCACGAAGCCGGCAGTGGTGGTGATCGAGCTGGGCGCCAATGATGGTTTGCGCGGCCTGCCACTGGCGCAGTCGCGCGCGAACCTGGAACGCATGGTTCGCGCATCGAAGGACGCAGGCGCGAAGGTGCTGCTGATCGGCATGCGCATGCCGCCCAACCTCGGCCGCGAATACACGCAGGGCTTCGCTGACAACTACAGTGCGCTGGCCAGGCAGTACAGCGTCGCGCTGCTGCCGTTCCTGCTGGAACCGATCGCACTGGACCGCAATGCATTCCAGGCCGACAACCTGCATCCGGTGGCGAGCGCGCAGCCGAAGCTGCGTGACCACGTGTGGACGCAGCTGGGACCGTTGTTGAAGTAG
- a CDS encoding sigma-70 family RNA polymerase sigma factor yields the protein MTPDDRKLVEDVLGNVPGAFERLVREYQGLCWHIIQRMVRQPEDTRELCQEAFLRVHQCLHQYRGESALKSWIGQVAYSVAKRHLEKRRIAIADSGDDDDGLSLLDQVSDGFDLEGACADAEIAAGLHEEIEALPPLQRTLLTLYHLDEVPIVEIARITGLAEGTIKSHLFRSRARLRERLQARMGAIA from the coding sequence GTGACACCGGACGACCGCAAGCTGGTCGAGGACGTGCTGGGCAACGTGCCCGGCGCGTTCGAACGGCTCGTGCGCGAGTACCAGGGCCTGTGCTGGCACATCATCCAGCGCATGGTCCGCCAGCCCGAGGACACCCGCGAGCTGTGCCAGGAAGCCTTCCTGCGCGTGCACCAGTGCCTGCACCAGTACCGCGGCGAGAGCGCGCTGAAGTCGTGGATCGGCCAGGTCGCCTATTCGGTGGCCAAGCGGCACCTGGAGAAGCGCCGGATCGCCATTGCCGACAGCGGCGATGACGACGACGGCCTCTCGCTGCTGGATCAGGTCAGCGACGGTTTCGACCTCGAGGGCGCCTGCGCCGACGCCGAGATCGCCGCCGGCCTGCACGAGGAAATCGAGGCGCTGCCGCCCTTGCAGCGAACCCTGCTGACGCTGTATCACCTGGATGAAGTGCCCATCGTCGAGATCGCCCGGATCACCGGTCTCGCCGAAGGCACGATCAAGAGCCATCTGTTCCGGAGCCGGGCGCGCCTGCGCGAACGCCTGCAGGCCCGGATGGGAGCCATCGCATGA
- a CDS encoding ABC transporter ATP-binding protein: MLSSGELVILDDVGFEIGRGDTVAIVGASGSGKSTLLSLLAGLDTPSSGRVSLDGEVLSTLDEDGRARVRGEKVGFVFQNFQLLPSLTAIENVMLPLELRGDREVESAARTILEKVGLAQRLGHYPRQLSGGEQQRVALARAFVTRPALLFADEPTGNLDTHTGQAIIELLFELNADAGTTLVLVTHDEHLASRCSRMLRLDSGRLVAS; the protein is encoded by the coding sequence ATGCTGTCCTCGGGCGAGCTGGTCATCCTCGACGATGTCGGCTTCGAGATCGGCCGCGGCGACACGGTGGCGATAGTGGGAGCGTCCGGTTCCGGCAAGAGCACGCTCCTGTCGCTGCTGGCCGGCCTCGACACGCCGAGCAGCGGACGCGTGAGCCTCGACGGCGAAGTGCTTTCCACGCTCGACGAGGACGGTCGCGCCCGCGTGCGCGGCGAGAAGGTCGGCTTCGTCTTCCAGAACTTCCAGCTGCTGCCCTCGCTCACCGCCATCGAGAACGTGATGCTGCCGCTGGAATTGCGCGGTGATCGCGAGGTCGAATCGGCCGCGCGCACGATCCTGGAAAAGGTCGGCCTGGCGCAGCGCCTGGGCCACTACCCGCGCCAGCTCTCCGGCGGTGAGCAGCAGCGCGTTGCACTGGCGCGCGCGTTCGTCACCCGGCCGGCATTGCTGTTCGCCGATGAGCCCACCGGCAACCTCGACACCCATACCGGGCAGGCCATCATCGAGTTGCTGTTCGAACTCAATGCCGACGCCGGCACGACGCTGGTGCTGGTCACCCACGACGAGCACCTGGCCTCGCGCTGCAGCCGCATGCTGCGCCTGGACAGCGGCCGGCTGGTGGCGTCATGA
- a CDS encoding aminopeptidase, whose protein sequence is MNRSLVTAALAVAVCTALAACQKQSGNEAANAPAAAAGTATAPAAATATAVPRPSATELEQLAERLVTQSAAVKEGEVVLVSGRPQDAELIENIAVQVRKLGAFPLVTYGSDRMSRRMFFDVSDKYDSQTDKLGLELADIADVAIGLNNGTSENLFEGADPKRMAARGKADEAVSQAFLNEGVRIVEVGNNLYPTPWRAERYGMTEAQLADAFWKGLNIDYAQLQTRGEQIKAAISAGNELHITNPNGTDLKLQVKDRRVLVSDGIISPDDQKAGGPSLAAFLPAGEVYTTPVPGSAQGKVVHTRTYFRGKPIDNLTLTIDGGKITSMTGDGPGYGDFKAEYDAVEDPRKDQFAFVDFGINPNVTLPASSTVGTWVPAGAVTVGTGSNTWAGGDNSVPYGVIAFLPGSTVTLDGKAIIEKGVLKL, encoded by the coding sequence ATGAACCGTTCCCTCGTCACGGCCGCGCTCGCGGTCGCCGTCTGCACCGCGCTCGCCGCCTGCCAGAAACAGTCCGGCAACGAGGCCGCCAATGCGCCGGCCGCTGCAGCGGGTACCGCTACCGCGCCTGCCGCCGCCACGGCGACGGCCGTGCCCAGGCCTTCGGCCACCGAGCTCGAGCAACTTGCCGAACGCCTGGTGACGCAATCTGCCGCGGTCAAGGAAGGCGAGGTCGTGCTGGTGAGCGGTCGCCCGCAGGACGCCGAACTGATCGAGAACATCGCCGTGCAGGTGCGCAAGCTCGGCGCCTTCCCGCTGGTGACCTATGGCAGCGACCGCATGTCGCGACGGATGTTCTTCGACGTGTCGGACAAGTACGACTCGCAGACCGACAAGCTCGGCCTGGAGCTGGCCGACATCGCCGACGTCGCGATCGGCCTCAACAACGGCACCAGTGAAAACCTGTTCGAAGGCGCCGACCCCAAGCGCATGGCCGCGCGCGGCAAGGCCGACGAGGCGGTCAGCCAGGCCTTCCTCAACGAAGGCGTGCGGATCGTGGAAGTCGGCAACAACCTGTATCCGACACCGTGGCGCGCCGAACGCTACGGCATGACCGAGGCGCAATTGGCCGATGCGTTCTGGAAGGGACTCAACATCGACTATGCGCAGCTGCAGACCCGGGGCGAGCAGATCAAGGCGGCGATCTCGGCGGGCAACGAGCTCCACATCACCAACCCCAACGGCACCGACCTGAAGCTGCAGGTGAAGGATCGCCGCGTGCTGGTCAGCGACGGCATCATTTCGCCTGACGACCAGAAGGCGGGCGGCCCCTCGCTGGCGGCGTTCCTGCCGGCCGGCGAGGTGTACACCACGCCGGTACCCGGTTCGGCCCAGGGCAAGGTGGTGCACACGCGCACCTACTTCCGCGGCAAGCCCATCGACAACCTGACCCTGACCATCGACGGCGGCAAGATCACGTCGATGACCGGCGACGGCCCGGGCTATGGCGACTTCAAGGCCGAATACGACGCGGTCGAAGACCCACGCAAGGACCAGTTCGCCTTCGTCGACTTCGGCATCAATCCGAATGTCACGCTGCCTGCCAGCAGCACGGTCGGCACCTGGGTGCCTGCAGGCGCAGTCACCGTGGGCACCGGCAGCAACACCTGGGCCGGCGGCGACAACTCGGTGCCCTATGGCGTCATCGCGTTCCTGCCCGGCAGCACGGTCACGCTGGATGGCAAGGCCATCATCGAGAAGGGCGTGCTGAAGCTCTGA
- a CDS encoding DUF6249 domain-containing protein has product MNFELLIPITLFICVTYAIKVVVDARTRAKLIAGNGSEELIRTMVQAEAQQRRHTSLRWGILFVALGLGFALIEAFGWREITPGVVAVLLGMTGLGNLLSYAAARKLG; this is encoded by the coding sequence ATGAATTTCGAGCTGCTGATCCCGATCACCCTGTTCATCTGCGTCACCTACGCCATCAAGGTCGTGGTCGATGCCCGCACCCGCGCCAAACTCATCGCCGGCAACGGCTCGGAAGAGCTGATCCGCACGATGGTCCAGGCCGAAGCGCAGCAGCGCCGCCACACCTCGCTGCGCTGGGGCATCCTGTTCGTCGCTCTGGGCCTGGGCTTCGCCCTGATCGAAGCCTTCGGCTGGCGCGAGATCACCCCCGGCGTGGTCGCCGTGCTGCTGGGCATGACCGGCCTGGGCAACCTGCTGTCGTACGCGGCAGCGCGCAAGCTGGGTTGA